Proteins encoded in a region of the Candidatus Methylomirabilis sp. genome:
- a CDS encoding MoaD/ThiS family protein, with protein MRRTELGVREPIAVKVVMLGKSTQELVRDPGTTLGDVLAEQGVSGQMEARVNGETADPARRLADRDVVLLVPKIRGGRR; from the coding sequence ATGCGGAGGACCGAGCTGGGCGTCCGGGAACCGATCGCGGTCAAGGTGGTGATGCTGGGCAAGAGCACGCAGGAGCTCGTCCGGGACCCCGGCACCACCCTCGGGGACGTGCTGGCCGAGCAGGGGGTCAGCGGCCAGATGGAGGCGCGGGTCAACGGGGAGACCGCGGATCCCGCCCGGCGCCTCGCCGACCGGGACGTCGTGCTCCTGGTCCCGAAGATCCGGGGCGGCCGCCGCTAA